Genomic window (Nymphaea colorata isolate Beijing-Zhang1983 chromosome 1, ASM883128v2, whole genome shotgun sequence):
TGCAAGTAACTGAAAATAACTGATtgaaggtcaagagttcaatacctAGATGAGTATTGATATGGCAGAATATCTAAACCTAACTCAAATAAGGCCATTTGGCCGTTATGGTTACAAGCatggggcggagccaagggggaTTGCATGGGCCTTAGTcccactttaattttttttttttaatttacatgcaagttttaaaaaaaaatcacttgtcatatataaaaattttgaaaaataatattttggattCTGTcacaattaagaaactttattTTGTCCTCCttcacaaaaaatttctgaagaaGGGTGGACGTGAAAACCTACCTCTCCTCCAATAGAATGGACATGCAACTTGCAGGAAACAGCTTTTGCTGGGGTTGGGCCTCCTTCCTTTATTAAAATATAATGTCAattactatgtatatatatataagagccTTTTAGTTATTATAGTTAACGGAAATGCAGtgcttattttaaaaaatcacaaaaaaaatgattttattaGGAGTTATAAGTAAAATCTAGTctccaaaataaataaaaaattgatgcattctcaaaaacctttttttaaaaaaaaaatcatgaagaagCATTTCatcctaggccatggccccaccctaactaacttaaaaaaaaatacattagaaaaataaaaaaatgttagttgtgcaatatattttttttatttgggttcGGTTTAGATCTATCCACATCCGAGATTGAACTATTTGGCGCACCATGAAACAAAATTGTGGCTCCTCCCCTGATTCCATGAGATGGTTTGGTAAAGCCTTGGAGCTAAAAAAGTTAGATCATAAGTTCAAGCGCTAAGTTAAGACTAATCGTCTCGGTGAGTTTTTTCATGGCTTGATGGTTGGGGTTCACTCGTCGTTATGGTTCTAGAAGATACTAAGTTATCAAAATAATACCaccaaaattaaatgaaattatCAAACTTTTTTCACATTTGAGCTTATCGTTTGTAAATTCATGTGTCATAACCCTATTTGGGCTTGACTCAAACTTGCTCAAAAAAATTCAGCTCGTGCTCGACTCAAGCtgagtttgagcttacaaaaATACTCACAAttaataaacgagttgagttcgagttttagaaactcgacttgtttatactCAACCCGACTCGACTCGCAAACCGATACTCtttataatattgccaaaaccggtTTCACAACTTACACGGGTTAACACTTACATGAATtgaacgagttaatgcttatatGAATTAAcgcctaaacaagttaaatgggttgaatgagtcgagttcggattcgattttgtgtagtcgagtcgagctccggCTTGCTATaagagctcgagcttgagtttttttagCTTGTGTCATGTGCAACCCTGGACACAACTCTAGACCCTAGAAgcaagaggaaagagagagggttTGGCTTTCGCTCGATTGATGGGATCAATCTTCCTACTCACCTGAAAATATATATGTCATACACAAAACTTAGCTGGTATTGATAAGTGTCTCGCCatttgattcagattcaggGGCTGAGAATGGGAGATAGTTCTAAAACGATGGATCCGTCGCCTGATTGTAAGCTAAATTTTTCAAACTGATCTTTACTTGGTTCCTTCTTATCGAATGCTTGGAATAAAAGCAACCAATTTGGTCAAAAGCTTCGAAAAGAACAACTTGATTTGAAATTGAGATAAAGAAAGAGATCAATGGTCTTGTGTACAACACAAGCAACTCAAGCGCAATAGCAGAAGGTGTTTTTATAAAGAGAAACATTGTCTTCTTCAATAAGTGTTTCAAGAACATCATTATGGTCCAAGTTATTGCTTTCAAAAGCATGGTATAATTACTTTTATTGTCTTCACACCATATTTATTGAAACAAAAACGTAATGTTTTTAGGAAACGCGATTCCTTGATCACCACGTTCTTCCAATCAAGCACCCTTTAAATATGAGGTCAATTTAATTTAAGTAGGGTCCCTATCGTCGAAAGGGTAAGACTCAGTCCATTTCTTTAgctacaacatatatatatatatatatatatatatatatatataataacttaATCTTGTCAGATGTTGCATGacgaaaatttaaaaatttgtagttaaaaaataatcactATATTGGTATTAGCGATGGTTTATGATGAGGAGATGTTTGATGGTAGTTGTTACTCCCacaacattctctctctctctctctttctctctctctctctctatatatatatatatatatatatatatatatatatatatatatatatatatatatatatagagagagagagagagagagagagagagagagagagagagagaggaggggggAAAAGAGGTAGCAACCATAATATAAGATTGGATGCAAATTATATCATCTGTTTAAGGAGATTAGACAGTTGAGATGAAGttcagaaaacaaaaaccatGCTGTATTTAAAAGGgacaaaaataatttgtttCCTTCTAGAACGGATATTTCTGTTTCTTGAAAATATAgcttgcttttatttttttcaacttaatatCAACCATCTCACTCCCTTAtaaatgcttatatatatatatatgtatatatgtatatatatatataaaagcatttATTAGTAGCTGATGTGGCATTTTCTTGTTGAATTCGACTAGTTGATCACAAACTCAAATGGAACACTAGATTATAATGGAACATTTGCATCCCTAAACTTTCTCTCTCCtgatgttttttcttatattctGGATGTACCCAAAGAGGTATCACCTGTTCCAATCCGAGAGAGACTCTTAATTTCACAACCAAGTTAAGGGGTATAACATAACTGGTCAGGCAGGCGGGTGCGTACCATTCAAATTCTGTGGGTCTTATTTTCATGGATCGTAAAAAGTAAATCGCAAATTCCGTGGGTCTTATTTTCATGGATCGTAAAAAGTAAATCGCAATATTGTAGTTGATGGGTATGTGGGTATGTCGTACCCCACTCAGATCTGAATGTAACTTAACAACCccagaggcaggggaagcccgctTCTTCCGATGGTGAGTTGTTAACCTCCTACTAACCCAAAGCCGAACGTCTGATAAGGCAGTGACCTTTAagaatcatggatttgagatctccAATACGCTTCCAAGTTCTGTTTCAAGCCAAAGAAAGGTCCAATGATTGCTAGTATTGCACATTCATGATGCATTTTTATTTGATCCGGAATAATATTGTTATAAGTTAACTATCTAAAATCTTTGAGCCTAAGATTTCAAAACCTCAAATCACCTGGATCTGAAGCAACCAATCTCGGGGATAGAATGAAAGAGAGTCATCTAAATTGCTGATTTTCAGCTCCTACAAAGAAGCAATTGCTAGATGTACTAGAATAGGACTAAGCTTTCTGACGTGTTGATCAAATAATAATCTTACATGCATCTTTACAGCTTGGATATACCATGTATAAAAGATTCAAAAGCTTATGTCCCCATTAAATATGacgttttcttctctctctctctctctctctcatctccaTATATTGATTTTAAACAAGGTTTTTATCTGTTTCAGCAACCTTGTTGATACAGAGACACAGTCATATTAACAACCAACATCAAGACAAGCTTTGTGACACTAAAACTTGATTTTAAATCCTTTGCAGTATAGTTTCTGCGTGTCATTCAGATGTGAAAGTATTTTGCTTTCTCATATATAGAATTGCGTCCTTACAACTTATACATGTATAAAAGTTTTAAGTCAttacttaaaaaagaaagaaagaaaaatatatcggGTCAGGCTTTTTTGAGGGGTGGCCCAAAGCCAAGCAAAGCCATGCTAAAAGAGGggattcataaattttttttgcagGGTGGATGCAACGTGGGGGGACATGGAAAGCCACTTCCTTTCGGCCAAAGCAAAAAGCAGGGGAGGTGGGGAGAGAGGAGggcctcctcttcttcttcctcctccacttTTGTTGGGTTTCCACATCTTTTTTACTAGAGAGGGCAATGCCCACCACCCTCCTCTTACCTGTTCAAACCCTCCATTTTTGGTCATCACCACATTCCTCCCCACTCACCCCCATCCCCTGCCCATTTGCCATCAGTGCTTGAGATGCAGAGACAGAGGAGGATGGTGGTCGTTCACGCCATGAAACCCATGTTCTAGACCTGTAAATTGTTGGACTGCATCTTGAGCCTATAGACCtagagaagggagagagagagactgtgtgTCAAGATGTTGCAGAGGGCGGCGAGCAACGCTTATTCATGGTGGTGGGCAAGTCATATCAGGACCAAGCAATCCAATTGGCTGGAACAGAACCTTCAAGGTGATCCTGTTACTCATAAGTCGTATATCTTAATCACGTCTCAGTTTGTAGGTTGCCTCCACGAGAATATCATCCATACCAGCTTACCAAAATTGGACCAATGGATTCTGCGGCACCTCTCTTGATCCTATCAATACAAGTGCAGTAGTTTTTACAGGACCTGATTCtgtttcttccttccttttttcccttgttGGAATACAAACAAAGCATGCTTTAAGATGAATTTAAAATGTCTTAGTTATATAGATTAATATGAGCAGAAGCGTCGTGAATTTTTTCTTAAGATATTGGAGCAGATTACTGATGTCTTACATATACATCAATATGAGCAGATATGTAAATCTGTAGATCTTTGAATAGATCACTGATATCCTTAGATCTACATATAGGCATGTCAGACTCTGGAACTGAGCAGAATCCTTATGTGAACTTGCGAAACCTTCGGGTTTAGAGCAGACTACTCTCATGTAATAAGCTCGTGTATGTGTAATGGTTCAGAAGCATCATCCATGTGTAAACCGGACAGTTTTTCTACGTTTGCGCAGATTATGAATTAACAATGAAATagttctgcttttctttttctttgtttctttctctttttatggaacaaaagaaaatgtacGTATGAAGTCACTATAAAGTGATTCACTTGTTCATGGGGACAAGAACAGAATGAAGCGAGCTTTCAATAGccataaaaaattattgaacgGCAATTACAATGAACCAGTTTGTTCCATATGCAGACATGGAGGTGAAGGTGCAGTCTGTGCTAAAACTCATTGAAGAGGATGGAGATTCCTTCGCCAAACGCGCAGAGATGTATTACAAAAAGAGGCCAGAGTTAATCCACTTCGTTGAAGAGTTTTACAGAAATTACAGGTCATTAGCAGAACGATATGATCACATCTCTGGCGAATTGCACAATGCCCGCAGTACCATTGCTACTGCCTTTCCAGAGCAAGTCCCTTTCGCGATTCCTCACGAGGAGTCTTCCAAAGAGAAAGGCACCCTTTCGACTGCTCGTGGTGAATCGAGCGATGGTTTGTCCAAaaaaccaccaccaccaccaccaccatcattaGCTAAAAGGTTGGACCCAAATAATTTGAAGAGCAAAATGAGCAATTCGACAAATTCAGATCCAGCAGTTGATAAAGCAGTTGCCCAGAAAGAGATTGATAAGCTTCAGAAGGAGGCGCTGATGTTGCAGGTAGAAAAAGAGTTAGTCAAGAGCTCATACGAGGCTGGCCTAGCAAAATACTGGGATTTGGAAGGCCAAATTTTGGAGGTGCAAGCCACGCTGTGCCTTCTACAAGAAGAATATGGGCTTGGGAGTAGCATAGAGGTTGAAAAAGAGCAAGCCTTAATGGCTGTTACAGCTCTGAGATCCTGCGAGCAAATGCTTGGAAATTTGCAGGAAGAGCAGCAGAAATCATTACTAGAAGTGCAGACTGAATCTGAAAGAATAAAGATAATGGAAGAGAGTTTGAAGCTGTTGAAGGATGATTTCATTAAACGCCATCCAGAGATCTGTCAACTTGACGATGAGGATCCAAAAATAGTTGCACATCCAACCATGaaaacaatggaagaggaacTTTGCAATCTTAAGAAAGAGAAGGCTGATTATCAAGTTGCTTGCCAGAAAATAGTGAAACATTTGGAGGTAGATGACAATGATCTGAGTGTTCCTGAGGTGAGTCAACTAATTGATGAGCTTGCAAGCAAAGTTGTCACTCTGGAAGCAGAGGTTTCATCCCAGAATGCACAGATTTCAAGACTTAAATCAGAAACAGATCAGCTGCAAGAGCACTTGCAGGGCCTGCAAGAAGACAAGACGTCACTTATGGATGACTCCAAGGCCATGATCAACAGAATAAAAGGCCTTGAAGAAGAGTTGCAGGAGGTTCAATGTCTCAATCTTCACATTGAGGAACAGAAAGCGCAGCTTGAGGCCAACCTTACAGAAGTACGCTGCAAGCTTGGTGATCTTACAGAGAAAATGAAAGTCCAGCTGCATCAGAACGAAGGTGAAAACATTGATCTATTTGAATCAGGAAGTGGAAAGCCTGCTGTCGAACTCCAAGAGGAAGAACATGCAAATGGAAACCCAGCCACGGAGTGTCAAGTGACAAGAGATGCCAATAATGCGCAGGAAAGAGAAGTCAGAAAAGAAAGCAATTCCAGAGGTAAATTGCAGGAGGTACCTGAAGAACCTCATTCCGTATTTCACGCAGAAGCCAAGTCAATTGAAGATAGCAAGCAAATCCTAAGCACTGAACACCAAGAAGAAAATGGTGTTATAAATAGAATACAAGATGAACAAAGCAATAACAATGGTGGACTACAAGATGCAGTTGAGGAATCTAGTTCTGAACTTGACACGGAAGCTATCCTGAGCCAAGAGTTCAAGGAAATTGGAACCACAGCAAGTGAAGAGGAGAAAGATGTGAAAAATAGAATTGAAACTGATCAAAGCAATACCAGGAATACATCGCATGATGTGGTTGAAGAACCTGGTTCTGGATTTGATGCAGAaagcaaattgaataaagaTTCCAAGGAAGTTCCAACCACAGAAAGTCATAATGGGAAAGTTGTCAAGAATGGAACTGAAATCGAAGAAAGGGATATCAAGGACGGGCTGCAAAAGGTCGTTGAAGTATCCGGCTCTGAATTTGGTGCGGAAGCTAAATCCACGCAAGAAACCTCTCCCGAATTTGATACTGAAGTTGAAAACAAAGGGGAACCTGAAACAGATATCGAAAATGCTAGTACTTGTAGTGAATTACAGAAGTTCAGCCTGGAATTAGTTGACACAGAAACTTGGCAAAGATTTTTAGAGGGGATGGAAGACAGAGAAAAGACACTGCTGACAGAGTATACAACAGTTCTTCGAAATcacaaagaaacaaagagaaaacttGGTGAACTGGAGAAGCAAAAGCAAGACGTTGTCGCTGAAAAAATGGCAAAGATCAGACTATTGGAGATTGAAACTGCTCAAAAAGACGATGAAATCCAGTCACTAAAGCATAAGCTCAGCGCTCTGCAACTGGGCTCTGAACGTCCTGAGACCAAATTTGTCCAAGGCGATGATTCCCTGGAGGGCACCGTCAACAGTTCGAAAGATTCAAATGTAGTGCCGAATATTGATGATTTGGATCATCGAAGTGTGGAATACGCTGGAGACCAAAGCAATGGAAATGGTGGATTGGAGCAATCGTCTCCAACAGAAAAAGAGATCAACATTGTGTTCAGTGAAAACAGTGGACCTCCTTCCGTCATGGAAGAGAAATTCAGGAGAGATATTGATGGCTTACTGGAAGAGAATCTAGAATTCTGGCTGAGATTCAGTACCTCCTTCCATCAGATACAGAAATTTCAGACAGCAATCCAAGAATCACAAGTGGAGTTGTTGaagttgaaaaaggaaaagaataaagaagAGGGCGGTAACCACTCCGCAAGCTCCACCTCTAGCCCCAGTAATAACCAGAGCACGAGGTCTAGCGTGGAGGCAATCCAGAAGCAGTTGACAGAGTTGCAGGGCGAGCTGTTGATGTGGATAGAACAGAATGCTTTGCTCAAGGATGAACTGAAGCATCGTTTCTCGTCTCTCTGCAACATACAAGAAGAACTGTCTCAGGTCTCCAAGAAGAACCCCAAGATCGGAGTTGACCTGACAAAATATCAGGCAGCAAAATTTCAAGGTGAAGTTCTGAACATGCagcaagaaaataacaaggTCGCAGATGAACTGCAAGCTGGTCTGGATCATGTAAGAGGCCTCCAGCTAGAACTCGAGAAAACAATGCTGAAATTGAAAGAGAACTTCGGATTGTCAGAAAGCaaacaccaccaccatcaccactatCATGTTAATTATGTGAGAAACACATTGGGCCGAAGAAGGATTCCTCTGCGGTCGTTCATCTTTGGCAGCAAGCCAAAAAAAGCATCTCTGTTCTCTTGTGTCAGCCCTGCATTACAGAAACAATATAGTGACTTGCGAGCAGGAATGTAGTCCTCCACTTGGTAGGTAGTAGTTTGTGGTGCTTTTCTCTTTCGGAATTTGGAGTGAAACCatggtgatctctctctctctctctctctccctccctccctctcttagTGATGCAGCAGCTTGAGTTTTCTCAGCCTGTAGAGTTGCAGAGTTGCTGTATGGCTTGGCAGTTTGGACTGGAGAAAAAGGGAAGGCGTGTGTGATATTGATGGCTGGAAGAATGTAAAGCGGTTTGGATTCCGATTATCTAATATACAATGGAATCAGATTTTGCAGAATTCTGGATACACAAAAGTACCAAAACCCCAAATACTTGTTTACATTATTTCAATTTCGATGAACACTATTCTTTTGGACTGGAAACGATAGATATGATGCACTTCAAATATCCAACTGAATTACTTTAAGTcgaatatgaaaatttttgttatCCTAATAagaaatctgatcagattttgCTTTAAAAATGGCATGTGGAATTCGAATTTggtattaaataaatatctgatttgatagtaaatataaaaaaagaaaaattggatatCTGAACAGAAtgtgtatatctgaatccaaatttaaatgtCCAAATCTGGATCTacacatctgaatctgaatttaaacATCCAAATTTGAAGCCATATCTAAAATCGTAATTTTGAATATCCCATTCAACACTGTCTTTTTTAATATAATCCTGGTCCAGGTAAGCTCCAGGTCCCGTCCAAGTCAAGTCTAGTCCAGTCTAGGCCGGTTTTAGATGAGAGTGCTCTTCCATGCACCAGCCCTCAtggtttcacatttttttcatacatGACTAAACTATAAAATTGTTGAGCATATATAGAAACAGTGGAGAATGCATCCGTAAAAACAAATGAGTAAACTATAAAATGTTGAGCATATATAGAAACAGTGGAGAATGCATCcgtaaaaacaaaagaacaagggCTGGTCTATGAAGTTTGAGGAACACCTCTTACTCGGACGGCCCTGCCATGGACCAAACTTGGACCAGTGGGATTAAGAAACACAGCCGTGAATTTGCTATTCAAACTCTGATTTTAGGTAATGCATGGGAATTTGGGTATTTATAAGAACTTTAAAGataaattcggattcagatatataaaTTCCAATTCGAATGTCCGCTTTCATTTATGTTTATCCCctatgttttaaaaataaacttcGGATCGGTTTCCATGTTTAGAGTCGGATTCTAATATGGCATTAATTTGTTTATCCGCATTCAAATCCTATTCTAATCCAAAGATGTTGAAAAATCGGACATAGTAAATATCCGATTTAAAGCGGATCCATTGATGACAATACCTTCTTTCTTTGGAATATCAGTCAAAAAACACAATTTACCATTATACGGcagaaagaaaacagaagaaattTGGATCTGCAAACCTTGTCGTTATGACAGCGTTTTAAATTCCAAGACTCTAAGAGCTTTCGTCCCAAGCACTTCAATGGCGCGAATCTGATTCaaaagagagaggaggggggagagcgagagagagagagagagagtgtgcgTGTGTGTTTCCAGTTCCTTTCGGTGGGAGTCTCATTCTTGATACAGAAAGCAAAGCGAGCTTATGAAATTCATAATCcagaagaatatatatatcgGAAACTAAAGACCAAACCATTCGGTGCAACACAATGCATAGAAGTCCAGCCTAATAACATATAGAAGACAAAAATGTATCTCAGAACTAAAACAAAATCTGCTGTCGCTACcaaaaaacataatttcaagCGAAGAATGTCCTGCTTGCAATGGAAAACGAGAATATATATCTCAACTGAAAAAACCGAAACCTCAACGAAAAGGACTACCATGTTTGCGTCCCTTACGCTTTCAGCCGCCCATAGAACCTGGCCTTCTCCTGTGTAGTCTGGAAACGACCATGGCCGAACTTGGATGAGGTATCAATGAATTTCAGCTTGATTTCCTCCATGGCAACCCGGGAGGTTTGCTTCAGCAGAGATTGACGGAGGGTCACAACGCGCTTCTTAGGACCAACACAGCATCCCTTGATGAGGATGTAGTCGTCCTTCACCACACCATAGTGGGGGAACCCTCCCATGGGGGTGATGTCTTTCTCAGTCCTGTCCACAGTGAAGAGAATCAGAGACATACATTGTTCGCGGGTAATTATCAGCAGCACAAGATCCAACTCTAATcttaaatgagaaagaaaatccCACCAAACCtactaagaaagaaaatgagaactaTAGGTACAACAGATGTAAAAATCACTAACCTATCAAACTCTGTTGCTCCAGAATGTGATTCTTGCCCGTTCTTCCCAAGTTTGTAgatcttcttgttcaattctGTACGATGGTGATATCCATTTTGTCCAGCCCTGGCAACAGTGAAGGACACCCTAGCTGGATGCCAAGCACCAATACAAGCTACCTTACGAAGCCCACGGTGGGTCTTGCGTGGCAGGCGGGTGACGCCCCAGCGAGTGACAACACCCTCATACCCCTTACCCTTGGTCACACCAATTATGTCAATCATCTCATCCTTTTGGAAGACAGCATCCACAGGGATTTGCTTCTCAAAGAACTTGTAGGCATAATCAACCTTCTCTGCCACTGTTCCACCGTTCACCTGAATCTCCATCAAGTGAGCTTTCTTCTGCTTCAGacccttcatttttcttatcTGCAGGATCACCACACAAGATACATAACTTCCAATTAGACCATTTCATAACCTCAGCTACCTAGTTTAACATGGATACGAGTAGAAATGAATAAAATCCAttaaaagcaaacaaaagataaaatatgaGGAAGCCAAAGTTTTCACCTGTGTGTGGGCTAGGACACGAACAACTGATgcatactttttcattttctctagcTCAGCCTCGATTTCCTTTTTCCCTGTATCATTCTCGTATTTCTTGGAGTACTTTGTGAATGCCTTCTTCTTGGACTTGTACCAGTTCTTATAGAACCTCCTCCTCACCTCTTCGCTCAAATGCTGAGCCCAAACTGTGTTTAGAGTCCGGAGCCCGCGTGGTGTCTTGATGTAACCAACAACCCCAACAACAATCATTGGAGGTGTTTCAATGACTGTCACAGCCTCGCATGTTTCCTTCTTGTGAAGCTCTGGCACAAGAACAAAGTCTCATAAGAAATTACAGCCGCTTGATTCTGTAACCCATGGGCcagcataaaacataaaaaatgagagaaataagCTGGATCTTTCGACAGGCTCTGGTCTGGCAGCCAACAAAAAGATTGGAACAGGAATCAGAAGATAGATGGAAGCTGGTGGACACAACCCATCCTTGCAAATTGAatccttgaaaaaaaattttctagGGATCCACAAATCATTTTGTCcttcaaagattttttttgggCAAAACCTTCAAAATGGATTTTCACAAGAGGAACGCCAGAACTTAAT
Coding sequences:
- the LOC116263634 gene encoding kinase-interacting protein 1-like, producing the protein MLQRAASNAYSWWWASHIRTKQSNWLEQNLQDMEVKVQSVLKLIEEDGDSFAKRAEMYYKKRPELIHFVEEFYRNYRSLAERYDHISGELHNARSTIATAFPEQVPFAIPHEESSKEKGTLSTARGESSDGLSKKPPPPPPPSLAKRLDPNNLKSKMSNSTNSDPAVDKAVAQKEIDKLQKEALMLQVEKELVKSSYEAGLAKYWDLEGQILEVQATLCLLQEEYGLGSSIEVEKEQALMAVTALRSCEQMLGNLQEEQQKSLLEVQTESERIKIMEESLKLLKDDFIKRHPEICQLDDEDPKIVAHPTMKTMEEELCNLKKEKADYQVACQKIVKHLEVDDNDLSVPEVSQLIDELASKVVTLEAEVSSQNAQISRLKSETDQLQEHLQGLQEDKTSLMDDSKAMINRIKGLEEELQEVQCLNLHIEEQKAQLEANLTEVRCKLGDLTEKMKVQLHQNEGENIDLFESGSGKPAVELQEEEHANGNPATECQVTRDANNAQEREVRKESNSRGKLQEVPEEPHSVFHAEAKSIEDSKQILSTEHQEENGVINRIQDEQSNNNGGLQDAVEESSSELDTEAILSQEFKEIGTTASEEEKDVKNRIETDQSNTRNTSHDVVEEPGSGFDAESKLNKDSKEVPTTESHNGKVVKNGTEIEERDIKDGLQKVVEVSGSEFGAEAKSTQETSPEFDTEVENKGEPETDIENASTCSELQKFSLELVDTETWQRFLEGMEDREKTLLTEYTTVLRNHKETKRKLGELEKQKQDVVAEKMAKIRLLEIETAQKDDEIQSLKHKLSALQLGSERPETKFVQGDDSLEGTVNSSKDSNVVPNIDDLDHRSVEYAGDQSNGNGGLEQSSPTEKEINIVFSENSGPPSVMEEKFRRDIDGLLEENLEFWLRFSTSFHQIQKFQTAIQESQVELLKLKKEKNKEEGGNHSASSTSSPSNNQSTRSSVEAIQKQLTELQGELLMWIEQNALLKDELKHRFSSLCNIQEELSQVSKKNPKIGVDLTKYQAAKFQGEVLNMQQENNKVADELQAGLDHVRGLQLELEKTMLKLKENFGLSESKHHHHHHYHVNYVRNTLGRRRIPLRSFIFGSKPKKASLFSCVSPALQKQYSDLRAGM
- the LOC116259205 gene encoding 60S ribosomal protein L3, which translates into the protein MSHRKFEHPRHGSLGFLPRKRSTRHRGKVKSFPRDDPSKPCRLTAFLGYKAGMTHIVRDVDKPGSKLHKKETCEAVTVIETPPMIVVGVVGYIKTPRGLRTLNTVWAQHLSEEVRRRFYKNWYKSKKKAFTKYSKKYENDTGKKEIEAELEKMKKYASVVRVLAHTQIRKMKGLKQKKAHLMEIQVNGGTVAEKVDYAYKFFEKQIPVDAVFQKDEMIDIIGVTKGKGYEGVVTRWGVTRLPRKTHRGLRKVACIGAWHPARVSFTVARAGQNGYHHRTELNKKIYKLGKNGQESHSGATEFDRTEKDITPMGGFPHYGVVKDDYILIKGCCVGPKKRVVTLRQSLLKQTSRVAMEEIKLKFIDTSSKFGHGRFQTTQEKARFYGRLKA